From the genome of Pseudarthrobacter sp. NIBRBAC000502772:
GCGGCCAGGCTGGTGTTGGCCAGCAGCGTGGTTTGGATCCCCGACTGCTTGGAGAAGGGGTCCAGAATCGTCTGGGTCAGCTGGTCATTGTAGGAGCCGCCGTAGGAGGTGACCGTGACTGTCTTGTTGGCTGCCGCGCTATCGGCGGGCTTTGCCCCGCAGCCGGACAGTGCCAGGCCTGCAAATGGGGTCAACGCTGCTGCTTTCAGGAGTTTCCTGCGGTCAAAATGAAGGGAACTGTCAGTCATCGCGGTGGTGCCTCTCAAGGCTGGGGCCCTCCCGGCGCACGCCAAAGGGCGCCGTGTGCCGAAGGGGCAGGTTGGGGATTCCGCGTTCACGCTGGCATCCCGACGGCGGCGGTTCACGCCCCGAACGGCCCACACAGCGCTGAGCGGACTAGAGCTGACGCGTTGAGTCGTCGTCAGTGCCGCAACAGTATCTGTGATGTTGCACACAAGTCAACAGCTGTTTACAAACCACTTGCTTTCGGACTGTTCTTGAGCACCGCGTCCCGGTCCATCAGCTTCTTCAGCCCGCGCTTCCGCGGCACCCTGACGGGTTCCGGCCAGCGCGGCGCCAGTGCATCCCCGAGGGTGACGCCCCTGATTTTGCGGCCAAAAAGCGGCAGCACCCAGTCGTTAACCCAACGCCGCTGCCGCTGTTCCCACTCCCGGAGGCTGAGCCGCTCCGGTGGGTCCCAGTCCTTGAGCCGGATTTTGTGGGGCACCCCGAGCTGGTCCAGCACCTGTCCGGCCAGGTACTTGTGGCCCGCTTTGGACATGTGGAGGCGGTCCGAGTCCCACATCCGCCGGTCATGGAAGGCATCCAGGCACCAGTAATCCACCAGGACCGTCCCGTATTTCACAGAGATCTCGCGGACGCGCTGGTTGTAGACCGTGTTCCGCTTCTTCAGCAGCTCCAGAACGGCCGAGACTTTGACGTCGAAGCCGGTGAAAAGGACCACCGTGGCCCCGGTCCCGGCCAGTCGCGCCACGAGGTCCTCGTACTCGTCCATCAGGGCAGCCATGTCCGTGCCGATGTCCAGGATGTCGTTTCCGCCGGCGTACAGCGTGATCAGCGTGGGCTTCATGGCCAGCGCCGGTTCCAGCTGCTCGATGATGACGTGACGCAGGCGCTTGCTCCTGATGGCAAGGTTGGCATATTCCCACCCCGGCTCAGCCTTGGCCAGTTTCTCCGCCACCCGGTCAGCCCACCCCCGGACGCCGTTGGGCAGCCGCTCATCCCGGTCCCCAACACCTTCTGTAAACGAGTCCCCCAAAGCAACAAACACCCGCCGGCCCTCACGGTCCGAGAGTAAAGGATTAGAACCCATCCACTGAAAGTAACCGGCCAAAGAAACGCCAAGGTAAACGGACAGCAACAGGACGTGCAGAAAGGTTGCGACCCAGGGGCAGAGTGCGGGGGCGCGATTGCAGCGCCGCGTGCTAGGCGTGTCCATCAAGCCGCCGCCTCTGATCATCGGCAGTTGCTCAGCCTTTGTCACATTTTTGCGACCTATGGTCACGATCAGGTAACGTTGGCGGCTGGCCCCAATGCAGGGCCCCGGGCGCCCGATCACTGGACCCCCGATGCGCCCCTTCGGCGCCTGCTAGCTCCGGCCCTGCCAAGGGGCCCAAGGATGCTTTCCGCACTCGTCATCGTCTCAAGTGCATCAGTAGTTTCTTCCAGTCCTAGCCCGGAGGTATCTTGTTCAAGAAAATAGCCATCATAACGACCATGGGTGCTTTGTCCCTGACAGGTTGCAGCCTAGCCCCTACGACCAATGGAGCGTCTGCCCCATCCTCGGCTGGCCGCGCGTCCGCACCTGCCACTCCAGCCCCAACTGCCGCAGCCACGGCGTCTTCAGCCGCAGCGTCTCCGGCGCCCACAGCTTCGAGCAGCGGCCAGACCCCCGCTTCGGCGGAGGCAGCCCCGGCGGCAGCCGTCACTCCGGCGCCTGCGCTGGCCGCGGCCCCGGCCCCGGCCCAGCCGGGGCCCGCAGCCGGCCAGGCTCTCGCCACGACGGGTGACGGTGCGCAGGCAGCTACCGCCTTCGGTTGGGGCCCGGTCCTGACGGGCGACGAATTCTCCAACACCGGCGCACCGGACCGGACAAAATGGAGTGTCTATAACAGTGCAGGGCATGCCGGCAAAGGCCTGCGCAGTCCCCAGGCTTGGTCGGTTGCCAACGGCGTGGCCACCGTCAGCGGAGACGCAGCCGGCACCACTGGCGGCATGTCGGCAAAGTTCGCGGAACAAAGGTATGGCCGCTGGGAAACGCGCATGAAAACCAATTCACGGGACCCGAAATACCACCCGGTCCTGATCCTTAACAACAACGCTGCCCCGAACTGTGCCGAGATCGATTATGCCGAGGGCAGCTCAGTCACCTCCGTAATGAGGTTCTTCCTGCACTACGCCTGTGGTGGAGCGGATTTCCAGACCACAGCGGCGACGCCCGTCGATGGCACACAGTGGCACAACTACGCGGTGGAGTGGACCCCGGCCGGCATCAGCGGATACGTCGACGGAGTAAAGACCTTCACTGACACGAACCCGGCGCACCAGCCCTCTGTCGCCATGAAGCAGACATTGCAGCTGGATTGGTTCCCGGACGGCTCCGCCACCAAGCCGTCGCAGATGCAGGTCGACTGGGTCCGCGTCTACAAGTAAGAAAAACCCACCAGGCCTGGCGAGTTCCAGCGGTCGTTGCGACACCCTGACTTTCGGGAGTGGCAACGACCGTGGTTCGTTAAGGTGATGATTCATCAAGATCCCGGTGGCAGGGGAAGGCCCAGAAGCGCTCGGCTAGACCTCGGCCTTACCCTGGCGCCAGTACCCCATGAAGGCAACCTGCTTCCGGTCGATCCCCACGTCCCGCACCAGGTACCGCCGCATGTCCTTGATGACGGCAGCCTCACCGGCGATCCAGGCGTAGAAAGGCATGGCGCCGGCAGGCATGGCGGGGTTCTTGGTGGCCTCGATTTCGGCTGTCTCCATCCGCGCGGGGGTCTCCCAGAGGATGTCCACGTCCACATTGACGTCTTCGGGCTCCGGGCCCGCGCCGGCGTCGGACGCTTTGATGCCCACCCAGCCGGGAACGGGAACTGCAGTGCGCACTGCATGCTGCAGCAGCTCGCCGTGCGGGCGTGAGCGGCCAATGGCGGCGCCGCGGGCAAGCCAGGTGATGTCGATGTCGGCGTCCGTCTTGAGATCGAGGAAGTCGCCGGCTTCCGGTACTTCCAGGAGGGCGTGGCCGGTCATGTAGGACGGCAGGCTTTCGAGGATGGCGGAGATAGCGGGGATGGCGGTTTCATCGCCGGCGAGCAGGACACGCTGGGCCATTCCGGGCCGCCACTCGATGCCACCGTAAACCTCGGCGGTGTAGCACTGGGCGGCTCGGCTGTTGGGGCCGATGATAGTGATGGCGTCGCCCGGCTGGGCGTTCTGGGCCCAGTTCGCGGCGGGACCGCCGTGGCCGTCGGCGTCGAAGTGCATCACAAAGTCGACGTCAATTTCCGGATAAACGGCATCAAGCCGGGACTGGCGGACCGTGTACGTGCGCATGGAGCCGCGTACGGCGGGGTCCATGGCCAGCCATTCCCGGTACCAGCCCGCCTGCTCCATTTCGAAGACCGGCAGGGGCAGTTGCGTGCCGTCGGACGCCAGGGAAGGGATCATCAGTTTGATCCGCAGGTCGAGCGTATCTCCGTTAACGCCGAAGTCACGCAGCGAGTAGCCGCCGAAGGTGATCCGGCGGAAGTTGGGGCTCAGCTCCTGCACCGAGGAAACGGTCACCTCGAAAGCCAAGGTCATGGGCTCGGTGGCGGCGATGTCGCGGGTCTTCATGAAACGAGCTCCAGTTCGGTTGCGGCGGTGTGGTGGCGGCCGATGGGGATGATCAGGGGTGTGCCCGAGACGGGATCGGGAATCACTCGGGACTCAAGGCCGAAAACGTCGCGGACCAGCTTTTCGGTGACAACAGTTATGGGGTCACCCAGGGCCACGATCTCGCCGCCCTTCATGGCGATGACATGGTCCGCGTAGCGTGCCGCGAGGTTCAGGTCGTGCAGGACGATGGCCACGGTAGTGCCGCGCTTGCGGTTCAGGTCCATGACCAGGTCCAGGACTTCCACCTGGTGCGCCAGATCCAGGTAGGTGGTGGGTTCGTCCAGCAGGAGCACGTCGGTTTCCTGGGCCAGTGCCATGGCGATCCAGACGCGCTGGCGCTGGCCGCCAGACAGTTCATCGACGTTCCGCTCAGCGAGTTCCAGCGTTTCCGTGGCTTCCAGCGCACGCTGCACCGCGGCGTCGTCACCCGTGCTCCAGCTGCGGAAGAAGCCCTGGTGCGGATACCGCCCACGGCCCACGAGGTCGCGGACAGCGATGCCGTCCGGCGCGGTGGGGTGCTGCGGGAGGAGCCCCAGGGTGCGCGCCAGTTCACGGGCCGGCCGGGCGTGGATGTCCTTGCCGTCCAGGGTCACCGTCCCGGAGGCGGGTTTGAGGAGCCGGGACAGGCCGCGGAGCAGCGTGGATTTACCGCAGGCGTTGGCGCCCACAATCATGGTCACCTTGCCCTCGGGGATTTCCGCCGTGAGGCCGTCCACCACGCAGCGCTGGTCGTATTTGAGGGTGAGGTCCTGGGCGCTGAGAACGGGCATGTCAGGCATCCTTTCGGTTGGCCGTGACCAGAAGCCACAGCAGGAACGGGGCACCGAGCGCGCCGGTGATAACACCGACGGGCAGCACGGTGCCGTCCAGCAGCAAGGGGGCGAGGTTGGCCGCGACGTAATCGGCCGTGAGGACAATCAGCGCACCCACCAGGGCCGACGCCGGGAGGCTGGCTTTGCGGGTCAAGCGCCGCGCGATGGGACCGGCCAGGAAGGCGACGAACGAGACCGGCCCGGCGGCCGCCGTCGCCACTGCGGCGAGTGCGACGGCGGTGACCACCACGGCGAGGCGGGTGAACCCGACGCGGATGCCCAGCCCGGCCGCGGCGTCGTCGCCGAGTTCCAGGATGCGCAGCGGCCCGGCAAGGGCCATGACGGCGGGGACCAGGACCAGCAGCGCCAAGGAGAGCATGCCCGCCCGGTCCCAGTTGGCGGAGTTGAGGGAGCCGTTGAGCCAGATAAGTGCGTCGG
Proteins encoded in this window:
- a CDS encoding SGNH/GDSL hydrolase family protein, with the protein product MGSNPLLSDREGRRVFVALGDSFTEGVGDRDERLPNGVRGWADRVAEKLAKAEPGWEYANLAIRSKRLRHVIIEQLEPALAMKPTLITLYAGGNDILDIGTDMAALMDEYEDLVARLAGTGATVVLFTGFDVKVSAVLELLKKRNTVYNQRVREISVKYGTVLVDYWCLDAFHDRRMWDSDRLHMSKAGHKYLAGQVLDQLGVPHKIRLKDWDPPERLSLREWEQRQRRWVNDWVLPLFGRKIRGVTLGDALAPRWPEPVRVPRKRGLKKLMDRDAVLKNSPKASGL
- a CDS encoding glycoside hydrolase family 16 protein, whose product is MGALSLTGCSLAPTTNGASAPSSAGRASAPATPAPTAAATASSAAASPAPTASSSGQTPASAEAAPAAAVTPAPALAAAPAPAQPGPAAGQALATTGDGAQAATAFGWGPVLTGDEFSNTGAPDRTKWSVYNSAGHAGKGLRSPQAWSVANGVATVSGDAAGTTGGMSAKFAEQRYGRWETRMKTNSRDPKYHPVLILNNNAAPNCAEIDYAEGSSVTSVMRFFLHYACGGADFQTTAATPVDGTQWHNYAVEWTPAGISGYVDGVKTFTDTNPAHQPSVAMKQTLQLDWFPDGSATKPSQMQVDWVRVYK
- a CDS encoding siderophore-interacting protein; this translates as MKTRDIAATEPMTLAFEVTVSSVQELSPNFRRITFGGYSLRDFGVNGDTLDLRIKLMIPSLASDGTQLPLPVFEMEQAGWYREWLAMDPAVRGSMRTYTVRQSRLDAVYPEIDVDFVMHFDADGHGGPAANWAQNAQPGDAITIIGPNSRAAQCYTAEVYGGIEWRPGMAQRVLLAGDETAIPAISAILESLPSYMTGHALLEVPEAGDFLDLKTDADIDITWLARGAAIGRSRPHGELLQHAVRTAVPVPGWVGIKASDAGAGPEPEDVNVDVDILWETPARMETAEIEATKNPAMPAGAMPFYAWIAGEAAVIKDMRRYLVRDVGIDRKQVAFMGYWRQGKAEV
- a CDS encoding ABC transporter ATP-binding protein; this translates as MPVLSAQDLTLKYDQRCVVDGLTAEIPEGKVTMIVGANACGKSTLLRGLSRLLKPASGTVTLDGKDIHARPARELARTLGLLPQHPTAPDGIAVRDLVGRGRYPHQGFFRSWSTGDDAAVQRALEATETLELAERNVDELSGGQRQRVWIAMALAQETDVLLLDEPTTYLDLAHQVEVLDLVMDLNRKRGTTVAIVLHDLNLAARYADHVIAMKGGEIVALGDPITVVTEKLVRDVFGLESRVIPDPVSGTPLIIPIGRHHTAATELELVS